GAGCCCTCCGGTGAGCGCCAGCCGCGCACCGGTAGGCCCCGGAGCTCGGCGACTCAGTTCTCGATGGAAATCAGTTCGACGTCGAACTGCAGCGCCGCACCCGGCTTGATGCGACCGCTGCCGCGATCGCCGTACGCGGTTTCGGCCGGACAGGTGATCGTGGCCTTGCCTCCGACCTTCATCTTCTGAAGCGCCTCGGTCCAGCACGGAATGACCCGGTTCAAACCGAAACTCGCGGGCTCGCCGCGGGTTACCGAACTGTCGAATACCGTGCCGTCCCGCAGCGTGCCGTGGTAGTGGACCGTCACCTTGTCTTCCGCCCCGGGAGCCTTTCCAGTGCCTCCCTGGGTCTCGCGGTAGATCACGCCCGTATCGCTTTTCACCGCAC
This window of the bacterium genome carries:
- a CDS encoding FKBP-type peptidyl-prolyl cis-trans isomerase, encoding MRRFVFIALAALLLQASSSQAADPALETEEQKTIYALGFAVSQQLSNFALSEEEVKILQTGLLAGLMAKKPAVELTVYGPKIQAFQAERQVLASKNETAAGAKFLKTAAAAKGAVKSDTGVIYRETQGGTGKAPGAEDKVTVHYHGTLRDGTVFDSSVTRGEPASFGLNRVIPCWTEALQKMKVGGKATITCPAETAYGDRGSGRIKPGAALQFDVELISIEN